From Strigops habroptila isolate Jane chromosome 16, bStrHab1.2.pri, whole genome shotgun sequence:
GTGGCTTGTGTGCTGTTGATGTATCTACATATCCTAAAGATGACTGTAGTGAGGTTGCTATATTTCTGAaggggggaaactgaggcagagaaggaCCAAGTGTAGTTACAGCATCTCATTTTAGGAGCCTAACAATGAGCACCCAAGTCGCCTTTACTGTTGCTATAGCCAACAGAGGAAGAGGCATCTCTAAAAGGCAGTTTGGAGCAGGAGCTCAGTTTAAAAAGAGCTCACTGAAGCAAGAGGCAGCTGCTAGGACTGTCTTTGATAAAGGTCCGGGGCTTGCTATTAAGCAAAGCTAAAATCCTGATGGATTTGCTGTGCTAGGTGCAGGCTGGGGTTCACCTAGGGGCAAAACTTTTTGCTTCCAGATTATCTCCAACACTTGTGATCGCTGAAAAGCCATTTGAAATACCTCTTTTGCAGTGCAGTCCCTGGGGGCATTCAGAACGCTCTCAGAAGCCCACTGTGTTAGTGTCTCTCTCAACATACCTCTTCCTCACTTTTCTTCCAGGTCCTGCAGAAAGCTTATTCAAAGAATCTTACTACCAGCTGATGAAGACAGCCCTGCGAGAAGATGGGATTCTTTGCTGCCAAGGTGAGGATGCCTCTGGGCAGAGGCTGATGCCAGATCATTGCATTGAGACACAAAGGGGACTCTCTTCTTGGGGAGACATGACACAGGCAGTGAGGTCCATTTCAGCTCCCAGGTACAGGAGCATTTTGATCTGGATACATCAGCTCATTAACTGCTGGACTGCCCTTAGTAAATCTGGCGTAAGGGTGTTATCTTGCCTTTGAAACCACATGAGCTGTGCAGAGTAGAGCAGGTTTGGACTTGGAACCGCTGCTAACCTGGCCCAGGCCTGTGCAGAGAAGAGGAGCAGCTCTCACCTCACATCCcatcttcccttctccctgtaGGTGAGTGCCAGTGGCTGCACCTGGATCTCATTAAGGAGATGCGTCAGTTCTGCAAGTCTCTGTTCCCCGTGGTGGAATACGCCTATTGCACCATCCCCACGTATCCCAGCGGGCAGATTGGCTTCATGCTCTGCAGCAAGAACCCGGTGAGTTCCAGGCACCTCAAGTGCCCTTTTCCACTCTCTGaaagcacacacagagcctCAGGCTGTCCCTTACAGAGCttgagctgcagctctgagctCTCCCAGCTGAGGGGCCGCTAGAGTCATGCTGGGCCCTGGTTCTGCCAGCCcagggccccagagctgcagtgCAGCTTGCTCAGTGCCGAATGAAGTGCAGAACTGACCAGTACTTACTTACCAGTGCTGTAACTAGTTGCCTTAGAAAAGGACATTATTTTCTCTCTAGTACAACAAACTTGGAAGGGAGGAAGCTGCTGCCAGTTTCCAGAGCCTGTGAAGGCTTTGGCGTATTGATGCTGGCTGTTATAAAGCAGCACCTGCTTGATAAGAATTGGCTTGTGACTGGTAATCTCATGCAGAGGTCCAAGCGAGCCAGTGTTGGGATGTGGGGTTGTAGCTCTGTGTCACACCACTGAGGTCTGCTCTCTTCCCAATCTGCTGCATTACAGCAGGTCTGAAAtgcagctgccacagcagcagtgctgctggctcccTCCACCAATGTGTGTGATTGATCAGGGGCCCTGGCAGCATGCGCCGTGCCTGATTTAACACAGACATGGATTCTGCTCCAAAGAGCAAAAGCCTTGCTGCTTAGATGCTGAGGCACAATCTGACAGCTTCATCTGGCACATGGCTCGCGTGCAGTCTGAGCTCATACACTGACATTGTGAATAAGGGCTAGTCACAAGAGGTGCAGAATGTAAACCCAGCCCTGGGGACTGGAGCTGTGCAGAACCTTTGGCCTCGTACTAGAACAGAAAATCATCTGTTCTGCTGCGCATCCTCTTGGTTCCCTGCCATGAATCCGGGTGCCTGTCACACAGCCCTTTGCTCGCTGCCCAAGCACTCCAGAGTTACCTgacttctcttctgcagaacaCGAATTTCCGGGAGCCTGTGCAGCAGCTCTCGCAGCAACAAGTAGAGGAGAGGAGTCTGAAATACTACAACTCTGACATCCATCGGGCAGCTTTCATTCTGCCGGAGTTTGCACGGAAGGTGAGcgaggctgtgctgctgttcctccCTCAAGGACAAGGAACAACTTCTCtccagcaggagaaggagcacACAGGACTGAGGATTTCCTGCAGCCTCAAAGGCTTCTGTGGGCAAGTCAGAGCAGGGCAGCATTTAGCACTTTGTATGACGTAGCTGAGTATGAGTCAGTCTGGGAAGATTGGAGTTCAGTTTGGAACTGTTCTTTGGGTTGATGTCCCATGCCTTGACGGCAGATCGCTCCTACTTCACCTACCAAATCCAAGTTGTAGAACTACTGTTTCCCATTGGAAAGCTCCAAAAGGCAGATAAAATGTGGTTGCGGTTTCTGGCACGAACCAGAGGGTAGAGAAACGATGCTGTAGTGTAGTTCAGTCTGCTGCCTTGAAGGATAATCATTCTGTCATCTCCTAACTGGGTTGCAACTGCAggttccagaaaaaaacctcctcaGAGTGCCCTAGGGATGAAGGCAAATGTTGTGTTTCAGAGCCATGTGTCTGTTAAGGACcgggagagctgcagcaggtccATCCTGACACTTTATTGTCTTTGGCTGTCTCCAGGCCCTGAGCGACGTGTGAGGCTGAgaagctgcttccttccttcaaGTTGGACCTGAGATCATCAGTGACGTGGTTGGGACCTTCCCAGCAGACTGCAGATTTGCTCTCCACTGTGTGGGATTGTTTAACCCTTTGCCAGCCAACACTCCCTTTGATGATGTGTTAAAGATGATGGTGCATAAGCCAGATAAGACTATTGAAAAGGTCCGCTGACTTATTGCGTGAGGTCAAAACTGTTCTTTCCAGTGCTGGAAACGTAAgatgtctttttcctttccattctaAATTCTCCCCTCCCTGTGgcccccatcccacctccaccCCCTGCAACTGACATGATGTATTTATAACTGACACTTATTTCTGTCTGGTGATCTTCTGAAACCTGGGAAGAGTGCGGAAGGGTCACTGCCTCAGCCTTAAGCACAGAGAGCGAGAGCTTTGTGCACAGTTGTTGCTCTCTCCTGATGATAGgagctccctgctgctgagaCAGTTTGACTGGTAACGGTGTGAGCCTTCATGTCCCACTGCCCTTCTGCGACACCTGCActgttctgcagcacagttGGAGAAGTCACAGTGCAAACTGTTGCCATTCACAGTAGGTCTCCCTCCAACCCTGATGGAGTAGCAGTATTAAACACCAGCCAGGCAGGCTGGCAGCAAAGTCTTGTGGCTTCTTTTTTGGAAACAGAAGTGCTGAGGTAGGACCGGGCTGACTCCTGTTCTTACCTCTGCCTCAGAGTGGTTCCAAAGAATGTTTATCAATATGGTGATAGGcgctttatatatataaatataaatatatctatataaaaaccaaaccttagAGCCATTGCCTGCTGTTAAGTACGGATGCTGGGGAGTCAGTTGTGCTGACAAATCTCTCATCTCGGTCATGCTGGGATGCCTCGAGCCTGGGTATTTGCTAGTCCTTAGGAGGCCTCATTATTTCTAATGCTGCCCCCAGAATCCCCAGATGCACAAGTTGGTTTTTGTTGTACTCTGTTGTGAGCTGGATCTGCCTCCacttcttctgttttaaagactCCGTACCACCGCTGTGCAGTGGGTACCTCCCCAGCACAACCACTGTGCGGTTGTCACTCCCTTGCACTCAATTAAACACTCGGCTCTGGTTAAGGTGACGTCAGTGTGGGTCAATGTGCTTCTTTGGGGAAGTGTGGGGTGGAAACAGGGGTCCTGAAAGTCTGCTGTGCTTGTCAGGGGTGCTCTGGAGTTGATCTGACTTCCTTTCTCCCTTGGCTCTAGGGATGGCAAGTTACAATCAAAAATAAGCTCTGAAGAGTGATGCATATTTTATATTGTAACCTGTGTAATAGCTCCAGCTTCTGTcatcctctgtgctgcagaagtcaGTACCTTCTACCCAAGCTATTCTCCAGCCCAAATGCTGCCTCTGGTATAACAGCTTCCCGAGCTGTTTTCTAGCTGCCCATCTCCCTGATAGCATCACGTAATCCCTGTCAATCGCTGGCCCCACTCAGTTGCACcatcctttcctctgcaaaaaCGCGGTGGCTCCGAGGGTCTGAACCAAGTACTGAGCTCAAGCTGAACAGGCTGGGGACAGTCGCTAGGTGGCATCAGGAGAAGACAAAAAGCTCCTGAGAGAGGCTTTGTCACTTGGTAAGAGAAAGCTATAGAAGGAGCAGACTTCTGCAGAGGCTGGGGTTGAGCGTTACCATTTTTGTGGCTCTGCTAACCTCATAGGTGGTGCAGCCACTGTGTGCCTACAGCAAGGGACTTCTGTGGTGTCAGTACCAaccctgctgctttcttccctttctgatGAGACCTGCCACTTCTTTTCCAATTCCCCCTTCTATTACCAGCATCAGTGCAGCTTCTTTGTAGTCATAGGGGTTTGCAAAGCATTGGTAAGCTGTAGAGCTGAGTCTGGATCTCCTTTGTGTTGAGATTACTGTTATGTCTCCTAATGCTCTGGGTAACTGTCTCCTTTCTCCCACAGCTACTGATTAGTTAGGGCGTTTTCATTGCTCAgctcttgtatttttattataaagagCAGAGGCTGGTTCTAGCCACTCCTGTTTAAATTGCTGGGGGACCTGAACCCCATTCAGCCCTTCATCCTTGACAGAAAACTACCTTTGGCGCTTTCTCTCTTCTGGAATGGGAATTAAGACCAGGACTGTTAGTCCAGGAAGGCCTTAGAGCCGCTGCCAACTAGTAACAAGTTCAGGCCTTCCACCCACCCTTGGTGAGTACAACAATGCCCAGGAGGGAAAGGGCTTCCTCAAACCTGTTACTAATCTCCACACAGCTAATTACTCCCTCTTTCATTGAGCTGTCTCCAACTTTCTAAGTTCAGCAAATGGCCAGTGAtaagagcaggaagaaaggtTGTTTGTCATCCAGGTCACACAACCTCTGTCCATAGCATCCTATGTACAGTTCTCAAGCCATTCCAAATTGCTGTTCTTTACAGGCAGTTTCAAATACATCAGTGTCTTGCAATAGGTGAAGACAGGCATCAGTGCCAGAATCAAGCACTCATAacagtgcagcaggaggagagagcaaGAGTTTGTGCATCTATAGGTAGGTCTAGGTCCATCTGAGCAGCTTGGAGCACTTCAGGACTATGgtggcagctcccagcacaggggTGACTTAAGATCTACGTGCTGTTTAGAATAGGTTTTGGTGTGTCAGTCATCTGTCAGGCAGTTGTGTCCACAGGTTGATGATCCCTTCCACAAATATACGTCTGAGCTGTTACACTCCAGGATGCTGTGGCCAAGGATGGTGAGGATTGAAAAGAGACTGGCAATTTGGGTGATGCCCAACAGGGGAGAACTAATGGGGCTCAGATCATGTAGATCTGAGCATTGAACATTCGAAAGCAAACTCTGCAGTGTCTCCAGGTGGACAGCTAAAAGACTTTGAGTTTTAGCTGGCTTTTGCCCAAGGCTAGTCAAGCAACACTGTTCGTAAGCAAAGATCCACAACAATGTTGTTTGTCTAGACATGCTGCAGTCATGTTCCAGCATCTTATTAAGCTAGGAGCATATGAGCAGGGATAGGCTCTGTCCCAAGTAACGTACAATGTCATACCAGTCAGAGCAGGTGGAGACAAGCGAGGGAACAGAGCCTGATGGGCATTAGCGCATCTATTGCTTAAGCCTCCTGGCGCCTTTTGAGCTGTGTCAGACTGTGCTCTGGGCTTTACTCATTGAACTAACTCAATTTTTAGAAGTTCAgaaaagagcttaaaaaaatgaagagaaatctCTTGCCTGTATCTCTTGAGCCCTTTCAGGCAGTTAATTGGCCTGAGTGTCGAATTCATCCAGAGCTAATGTTATTGAGGCTTGGCTGAATTATTGATGAAGCTTGGCTGGAGCAAGAGACTGCTGAAATAAGAATGACAATTCATCTTTCATCGGGGAACAGCAGCCTCAGGAAGCAAACAGCCAGAAAAGTAGTAACAAGTGCCACCAGGTTCAGGGAGAGGAACGTTCCCTTGATAAAATGGTGGGGGAAGAAGAGGTAAAAGTGTGGACAAGTGTGAAACAGCAGCTCAGGTCTGTCAAGAGAGTCAGACAAAATGGTTAAATTTCTTTTCAACAAGTTAACCAAGAAAGAACATCACCTAAACTTCTCAGTGTTTATGTATAGGATGGAGTTAAGTGCTTTCCAAATACGCAAAAGGTGGGGAAATGGAGCGAGGGAATCTCAATCTCAGCACAGTGATGTGTGAAGCAGCTGAAGGAGGGGGGTTTGTTACAGATGTTGGGATCCAGCTGCAGGCCTGTGGCTGATGGGGTTTGAAGTGCTGGTGGTGAGGGCTGAGGACCCTGCGGGAGGGGGCTGCCCTCTCCTTGGTACTGAACAGCCGCTGCAGCAGCGCGGGGCCAGCATCGCCGGGGAAGCTGACGCTGTGTGCTGGGGTGAAGGGCAAGATGATGTATGTGGTGACCCTGCATGTGTTTCATCCTCCTTCAGCTGTAATGAGGAGTAACCAGAACCCCACGCTGTCTGGAGCGCGTGAATTCCTGTTTAAAGCTCTCCCAGCTGAGCGGTCCCACATCTTAACATCCCTGGTGAACTCTTGCTGACTGAATTCCAAGGCACAGTGCGTATGCAATCCCTCAGGAAATCCAAATGgtaaagaaacatttctatcTAAGTCTTGTCCAGCCAATCTTGCCGCCAACAGGACGAGTCTGGTGTAACAGGTCAGTTCACACGTCCGTAGGCAGTAACCCCAGGTGTCCTGGTCCTCCTTTACAGCCTGCAATGACTCCTACGTGGAGCCAGGCATAACATTTTCAGTGGGAAACAGAGGTATTTTGCAATAGAAGTGTTTCATAGCAAGTAGTCACTGTTGAGGGAGACTTTTGGTGGCATAACAGGAACGTTTAACTTTGCATTCTGAAATAACAGTAGGTTTTGAGCATAGCACTGAAGCGTTACGCTCACCCTCCCTTCATCCTCCTGGGGTCGACAGACAGAGAAGGCAGCACAGCTCCCCCAGCTCCACGTCCCCAGGGAGCTGTAACAGGCTCGTAGCCGTGCgtgctctggcagcagcatcccGGCGGTacccccctcctcctcctccctgcacctgctctgcagctctcagcagagATGAGCATCATCCCACGCTCACGCTGCCTCTTCCTCGGGGCTGTCAGATTAGTGCCGATGCGAAGCCGTGGCTGGAGCAGCCACCTGCATGCTCCTCGGAGGCCCCCGGGGAGCGCGGTGCGAGGGAATACTGCAAGCCTGGCCTCATAAATGAGCTGTGATTTCAGGCCCATGGACAAATTGGTTTCTCCTTCCAGGAAGGCTCACAACTGTCAGCAGGCTATTGCTGGATTTATTGCATTGGCCTTTGCAACGAGGGACTCTCGAGGGCAAAGAGAAAGGGTTCCAGTGACAGGAAAGTAGAAGCATTTGAACccttccttcagctgcagctgagtgCCTCACCTTTGGGAACCAGACTTTGTTCTGGAAGCCTGATGCAATTCTGGTACGTGCTTCATGGTGATCTGAACCCAAACCAGGCAACGAATgggcagaagacagaaaataaccAGGCCGTAGAGGAAAGCATTTGAGAAATTACCTCATTCCTTAATGTGACATTTGGTGCCAGACATAGTCTTAGCTTTTGTGTTCCAGCAATGCCCAGTCTTTGCTGCTGTACAAATGCACTGAGGAATGGTCAGGGACCTCTTTCTTGAAAGATAAAACTTCTCCCATTGTATGATGCTTGTGCCCCTTTACTCATAGAAAAGATGGAGGTTGTCTTATATGATTGTGGAAGCATATTCTGCTGTACTTCTGAACCCACTCTGCACCTCTGCTGAAGCCATGCTAACTGGGGGACAGAGTCCTTGGATAGCCAGGCCTTTTCCAGTTCCTGTACACTGAACTTCCTTCTGGAGCATCCCCACCCTTACCAGGCTCCTGTGGATGTGCTCATGGGCGTCCTGATTTCAGATAGATCTGCCCTCACTGTAAAGTGGTAGAAACCCGCTCAGACCATGTGCAGCTCCGGACAGGAGAGAGCATCAAGGAACACAACTTCTAAAGGGTGAGTCAGATAACAGAGGGAGATAAAGTGGCATGAGGAAATCAAGGAAAGAATTGTCAGAAATGTTTATTCCTCCAAGGGAAGaccttcagcttttcctgtaCAGAGTGATAAGTGTTTAAGTATGggcaaaaataataatggtTGCCCTTCTTAAAGGTCAGCCAATGCAACAGGGAATAGGGAACAGCAGGAACGAAGAACAATCCTGGTGCTAGATGTTGAACTCTTTCCGGTTACTAAAAGGAGCAAATTTTATCACCACAGAGTTATTTTACTTCCTTTGGAGAAGGAGATGGTGCTATAGCCTGCGGTGGAGAGATGATCAGCAGTGGTGGTAGCAGAACCAGCAGGGTATCTGCAAAGGGGACGGAAGGGTAGAGCTTAAGGAGGACAGACTAATGTAGGGGAAGTAGCAGAGGGAAtgtgaggaaagggaaaggcacAAGGGAAAATGGAGGAATGTGGAGAAAAGGCATCTAATATTGAAGGATGCTGTAGCAGAGCCTGGAGGGAACCTGTTTGGATTTAGAGATCTGGTCCCGCAGTGGGCACTGGAGTGTGCGTGCTTTGATGTGTCCCTattcccctccctcccacctgGGAAGGGACCCCCAGCCTTGCCCAGGCTACAGGTACAGGTTTTGGCTGTGCTATGCTCATCAGCAGGGCCACACATCTGCTGCTGGCATATCTGGGCAAAAACTCTCTCCAAAGCCAACCCCCTGAAGAGgtaacaattattttattactgCCCTTTAATCCCGGGACAGATTCACTGCAGCCTGGTCGCTGTTTACATCCCTGTGGGTCTCCCCAGAAGCTGATCTCTGGCTCAGCACATCATCCCTTTTTTTAGTGGAAGAGCACTGTCATCCTTGTGACCCCATTCGCTCAATGAAGCGTTGTAGAAAACAGCCCATTCAGAAGGCAAAGCTGCAAACAAACCCGTGTTTATTAGAACAAGCAGTTTGGTTAGAGCAGATGGCCCCCAGCATGGAGAGCTGgctgcgctgctgctgctgtctgtttAGCTTTTGGGCTAGTAGACTCACGAGGTTTAGTCCTGCCTCATCACCACCAGGATGGGGTTTACTCCTGCCTGCCTGTCAGCCCAGGCACATCTCGTGCTCACAGGTGCCTGCCCTTCGTTCCTCTTGAGCAACCAAGTGTGCTTTCTCCATTTGCTATCCTCCCACTTCTACCTCTCCTGGAGCAAATCGGCTGCGGGTCATTGGGCGAGTGCCTGTGATTTGTCTGCTTGCTGGAGCCTGGGACTCCACCACTCTCTGTCTCGAGCCCCAGACTGGCTGGGAAGCGTTTGACAGAATCCATTACGAAGGGCTAACACAGCAATTCTGATAAACTAGCGAGATCAGTTTGGAAGGAAACAGCTAATGTTTCATCTGGAAGTGCTGTGTGGAAGGCAGCTCTCACAAGGGGGTGAGGAACAATGAGGTTACAAAGTTTTCTGAGGAAGACTGTTTCCAGAAATTGTCACTTTTCCCCACAGGTCTGTGTGACTCtgaaaaggttttcttctttgtatctTTCAGTGAGGGAATccagtgtttcttttcaaatatgcATGGAAGTGATGGCATCTTTTCCCTCAGGAACGTCCAAGGTGGTGTCACTGGCATTAGGAGCTGCATTATTTGCAGGGAAAGCTTCATCATGCTGTTTCCAGGAACTGTAATGCTGGTAAGCAGTAGAAGTGGGGAACAggtttttctgccttctgttctTAGTCCTGCCACAGCATCCCTTTGGCCAAGTCACCTCCCTGTGGGTTTTTCAAATGTGCTAAATTAGGATAACAATTTACCTTTTGACTGTTGTTTGTTGTTAGGGTCAGAAGAGGACTTGCCCTTAGGCAAGTGCTTCTGGAGAAGGGGCCGGTGGTGAGATGGGATCTTAGCTCTGCCTCTGCATCTCACAGGCAGTGATGCCATCCCCAAGTGATGGGGACAATGCAAAGCAGATAGCAGTGCTTAATAGCACCTTCTGCTGGCCTACAAACCAATCCCACTGGTGGGATGGCCTTTTGGGCAGAGGGAGAAGCATTATTAACACCTGCAAACCAGAGATCAGAAACTATAGGACCCTACTCCAAGCAGCGTGCAGTCAGTACCAGCATACCCTGAGCCTTTTTCTGAAGCCTCACTGAGcaaagcagctccagctctgacCAGCCTTTCAGtgccttgtttttcctttaatacaTTTAAGCCCAACATCTCCAAGTCAGGATTCGCTATGTTGACCTCTACTTCCAGGATAGATTCAAGACATATTGAAACAACACTAGGAACAAAAGCCAGTCACCCCCAACTGGCTTCCAGGTGGTCTTATGTAGGTTTGCAAGACAGATTATATTACTGCATAGCTGCACCCTGTGTCTCTGTGTGACTGTACAGGGAAAGCCAGGTATGTTGGCATTCCACAGTGAGATACGTCAATGGATGCAGAGATCCAGATCCAAATCCCCCTAGAGTCTGGAACTCAGGGTCCAAGCCATAATTTGTTTACTGGTGGCCAGAAGTTTTACCTCTTCCCTCTGAATCATCCAGCATTGACCAGAGGTTTGTGCAAGCTGGTGGCCTATTGTATCCAACATTCTATTCccaaagaaaattcagtttcagcTAGGAGAGGCACAGGTAGTGCCTACAATTTCTCTGAGTGAAGAAACAGCATGTTACTGGAGAGTCCCAGTCCTTTGCTTCCTCAGCCTCTGCAGGTCTGGCACATGGAAAGCCCAGAGGCACTGAAGTATCCCACTCAAGCAGCCAAGTGTTAACAACCTCTCCAAAGTCTAATTTGCCTTTGATATAGACTTAATTGTTTGCGTCACCCACTGGGCTGGGGGAGGGCTATAAAAGGGGCTGCAGCCATTGTCTGAGGCAGAAGAGAGCCCAGAAACAGCTCCCTCTCCCAGTCTTCCTCGTTCAGCACAGTAGTCACAGCCTGTGCATCATGCAGCTGGTGGCCAGCCTGGTGTCCGTTCTGCTGCTGGTGTGGAGCGTGAGAGCCACGGcactgcctggagaagagcGACTCGCAATACAGAGCACCAGGGTGAGTATAATGCAccctgggcaggagctgggtgaGGTGGGAGCACACAGGAGCAGGCTGGAGCCAGGGGAGGGGTAATAAGGGCAATTAGGCTTTACCTGATGCAAACTCTTCCACCCCTCTATATTCCAAGGCACTACAGCTTCATGCACTGCCAAGCATGGGCTATTAGTACAACTTACTAGACGATTTACTTAGGAAAGGTACCAGGGCAGGTGACAGAAAGATGCAAAAGTGAAGTCTGAGCTAAGCAAAAACTGGCAAAAAggacagagcagagaaaaaaaggagaaaatcatATTGCTTAAAGAGTACAGCATGAGAGAATAAAACAGAGTGCtagggagggagaaaaagatacGTAATTGGTAAAATGATCAAGGGAGATGATATTTTAAATAGGACTCATGGGAAGGGCAAATGTTTAAAAGATGGGTTCAGTAGGAAAGTAACAGAGGAATAATAAATGAAGTAATTATATcagaataaaattgctttttccaGAGTAGTATTCACAAGGGGAGTTATACTGACATAGTTCTGCTAGAATAATTACACTCTGAACCAGCACAGCTCTATGCAGTGACAGAACTTATTATAGCAATATAATTATCCTACCAAGTGGCAAAACTCTAATATTATAATGGCTACAGCACTATAATAACTTTGTTTGTACTATTTCCCTAAGAGGCCAAAGGGGTAGGAAGCAATAGCATAACATAATCACAAGCTGTGTTCTGCTTGCCCTCGTCCCACAGTCTTCTCACCTGCATGTTCCTTGCCATCCCTGCTGTTCCTCTGAGCTGTGGTTACTCACCCCACACTCTGCCAGTCCGGTCCATAGCTGTATCCATAAGGCTGCTGTTGCTTCATTCCCGCAAAGGAGCTACCCAGGGAAGTGAAGGATCCCAGTATTGGTTTCAAAGGCATTAACTTCTCCTTTGTGCATATCCACATCGTTTTTTCTATCTTAGCCTTGGCTGCAGTTCATCCATCAGTGTCTCAGTGCTTCAGGAGTGGGCTCACATCCCATTAACAACAAAACTGGCTGTGAGAAACGTACGCAGTGTGAGGTGCTAGGGCTAGCGTTGTGCTAGAGATCAGGGCTTCTGCAGCTGGCTGGGATTAACCCTTCTGGGGATAACTGTGAACTTCCAGCTGTACATTCTTGCAATGACAAATCCAATACGTAAAAAGTAAACTTTCTGTACAAATcctggggaaaataaaaccaagttgTAGGAGTATATCGGTAAATAAGGCTTTggtaaaaattaattcaagtgTAATGACTCTTCTACACACTGTTGCTTACAAAATAATGATATAATAGATATAATGATTCTCTTCAGAGCTTTCTGCTAACTGGAAAACTGTTAGATACTAATGAACCAATCCCCACAGGCACCACTGCTGTAACTCAGACAAATGTTGtaagtatgaaaaatatttggattttacATATAAACAACCATAAAATGCATAGCAATGGAAACAAAGATCTGTGTATTCGGATGCGCTGGTGGATGTAGTAGAGGGAATTGAGCAGCTACCCAAAGGTGTGCTGTAACCCACCCATGCTAAGATCTCTAGCTGCTGCCAGAGAGCCCTGATCTCTTGCAGCTCAGGAAGAGAAGGGATGTTAGGGAATGGATTACTGCAGGGGAAGAGCTGCCTAGTTTCACTAACAGCTACGGCTGATCATGCGTAAGGAATATCCCCTAACAGCAGGCTTTTTACCTTCCTCACTCCTGAGTCtgaagctgctgcctctgcttgcAGCAGGTTATTTCAATACATAGTGCCTTACAGCTAGGAAGGAAGCTGACAAGATAACATGACCCAGGAGGCACATTTAGCTGGGTTCCCCAGTCCATCGCCTAAAGGCGCAAGTAATTTCTGTACTTGCAGCACAGGAGTAGGAATCAGGACAGGCACAaactggcttttttcttctgctacgAACATAGcatgtaatttttctgtgcctcagtttctctcgGGGGGGAGCAGGGTTAGTTACTAGAGCTGAGAAAGTGGTTAGAAATTATCCATAAACATTCTGGAACATAAAATAATTGCTGCTGCCTGTATTTATCCATCTTTTAGTTGCTCACCAAGTGCTCCTTAAGAGAGTCAGTGGATAAACGCAGCCGTCCCAGCAGTAAACATGGCATTTGTGAGAAGTGGCATGGAAATGCGCTTCTGAGATTCCCATATGCATGGGAAACAGGATCTGTTCTTGTCAAACCATCTATCCCAGCTTGTCCAGTACCATGTTTCTGCTGATGAGTCTCAGAGACCTGGAATGCTCAGGCAAGAGGTAATTCCTAAGATTTGCTGCATGTAAAGTTAAGAGAAATAAGGTAACTCACAGCTTGTTACTGACGGAAATCCCT
This genomic window contains:
- the LOC115617380 gene encoding somatostatin-2-like isoform X2, with protein sequence MQFCEGIQCFFSNMHGSDGIFSLRNVQGGVTGIRSCIICRESFIMLFPGTVMLLVASLVSVLLLVWSVRATALPGEERLAIQSTREQSTVRKDAILKMLAGLLDNVDVGRDAASPDVEDEGKLEEERAVLGRLAQLSPRDRKAPCKNFFWKTFTSC
- the LOC115617380 gene encoding somatostatin-2-like isoform X1, with product MCSSGQERASRNTTSKGEGIQCFFSNMHGSDGIFSLRNVQGGVTGIRSCIICRESFIMLFPGTVMLLVASLVSVLLLVWSVRATALPGEERLAIQSTREQSTVRKDAILKMLAGLLDNVDVGRDAASPDVEDEGKLEEERAVLGRLAQLSPRDRKAPCKNFFWKTFTSC
- the LOC115617380 gene encoding somatostatin-2-like isoform X3; translated protein: MHGSDGIFSLRNVQGGVTGIRSCIICRESFIMLFPGTVMLLVASLVSVLLLVWSVRATALPGEERLAIQSTREQSTVRKDAILKMLAGLLDNVDVGRDAASPDVEDEGKLEEERAVLGRLAQLSPRDRKAPCKNFFWKTFTSC